One Echeneis naucrates chromosome 16, fEcheNa1.1, whole genome shotgun sequence genomic window, TTGAGTGCACAATTGTAAAAACCCCACTTTGCTTTTCATTCActgctgaaatatttttcttgtttttctttttttttttcttttggtgcaGTGATTGAACCACTGGATTCAGAGATCTGCCACCCAGAGTGCACTAAGGATTACTGCCAATCCAACCCCTCGCAAATCTGCTCAGCAAGGTGACTCGGTGAAACTTGAAACAAGCcccccttcctttctttctcttaatGCCTTCGACGTTGTGTTTGTAACAGAGGAAACTGCTCTTTAGGTTTGTGTCTGTGGAGAAAAATGCATGCCAGGGCTCCTGCCAACACACCTCCTGTTtgagctgtctgctgctgaaacCCCCATCGTGCCCTCAGACCTGCACCCCCCCCGATGCTTCCTGTCTACGCCGCTATGGCAAATGTGTGCACAGCCACCTGACAGCAGCTCACGGTTCTGTGTGCCACGGCACCCTACAGGTATGATAGACAGGACAACGAAAATGAACTGGGCTTGACTTCCTTCTGCCTCACAACGCCACATCCTTCAATCCAGCGctgtgttaaatgtgtgtgtttgtgtgtgtttcttcgtAGAGTAATGCTGAGGGGCATTTCGTGTGTTTTGTCCCGGTCTGTCAAAACACACTGCAGTGATCCCTCGTGCACAGAGATATCCGGAGGAACTCTTCATTAGCTCATGTAGCAACATGGAAAAAGGCAGCTATCTCACAACTTTTTGTATCAAATTTGACGTGTCATGTaactgaaagaaattaaatgtatttcagaaagaacaatgagaaattaaatttcactgtcactgtatttggtttcatttatcTCGTGAAGTGATGGTGATAGTTTAAACATCACTGATGTCCTGGTGTCCTGGTGCAGTCTGTGTCCCTGAGTCCCAACTGCCACCAGCCTCCAATTTTCAGAGGTTTTCTGCTTCACGGGTGACGTTAAATGTCTTAAGTCCCTTCTGCCATCACTGCCCCCCTGACAGTTGATGGTTATTGAATAACAGA contains:
- the LOC115056949 gene encoding cysteine-rich motor neuron 1 protein, which produces MLLLFSVLLGALGSEEMASGAAQQLQALHCPPCERIHCSSRRALKLQCKGGVTTGVCGCCPVCARTEGESCGGTWDYLGKCDEGLVCAHQGAAADKPDEERQGICKAVIEPLDSEICHPECTKDYCQSNPSQICSARFVSVEKNACQGSCQHTSCLSCLLLKPPSCPQTCTPPDASCLRRYGKCVHSHLTAAHGSVCHGTLQSNAEGHFVCFVPVCQNTLQ